The genomic interval CTGAAAGAACGGCCATCTACATCGAGTTGACGCGCCATTGGGCTGAGCAGCAGCATGCACTATTGGCTTACGATAAACCGTTTGCAGTCGTTGCGCTGGGAGGGACAGGTCGGGGGGAGATGACCCCTTATTCAGATACGGATTTTGCGTTTCTTTTTGATGGCGCTCTGGAAGGGAATTCCTTCTTGCTGAAACTGCAAAAACAGATTCTTCACTCAGACGCTTTTCAAAAGAAGTTCGGTTTTGCTTGTGAGGCGCTGCCGTTTTCATTGGACGACATTCCTTCGCTTGAGGGGAAGCAGCTGAATTCGTTTCTCGATATGCGGCCGGTTTACGATCCCGATGGCTTGACTCAAGTCTTTCTGGAACGTATTCGGGCTTCGTATAACCCCTTCGATCACTTCCTGCATGTGCGTGAATTTTGGCAAGGGCAGTGGAAAGGTGCCTCCCAGAGAAGTGAGGATTTTGATCACTTCGATATCAAGAATGATGGTCTTCGGGTATTTTTAGCAGGTATCTGGACCTTGGCGGGCAAAGAGTTTGTCCATAGCCATACGATTTATAAGGAGCTAAAAGATTGGCGGGATCTTGATGCTTACGAATTTTTGTTACGTATTCGTGCCTTTTTGCATTCCAGACGCAGTGGGCAACGAAGACCGGGTGCTGGTGGAAATCATCCGGAGGACATCATGACTTTTGATGACTTCGTATCCTTTGGCAGCCTGTTGGGTAAGGATGCCATTTTGGCGGCGCAATTTGAATTCGGAAACAAGGTTAGGGCTATGCTCTTTGCTGCCAGAAGAAGAATCGCCATTTTTTCTCAAAGTGTGATTCGACATGAACTTAAGAGCCAGAGGGAGGTTAGTAAGATTAGCCCTATTGTGTACGGCTTGGGTGGGCTGTGTATGAATGTGGATTTAACTACTGGTGAGCCTGCTGAAAAAAGTCGCCACGCGCTCTCTCTGCTTTTGGCTTCCCAGCGTTACAATACATCTATTGATCCGGTCGAATTGCAGAATGCGTTTTGGGATGCAGGAGACTGGCTCCAGTTGACTCCGGAGTTGGCTGGAATCTTTTATGAAGAAAAGGGAAGTCTTGCCTCGACCTTTGAATTTCTCTCGCAAGTGGTGGGAGCGGAGGAGCGTCTATTCCCTGGCTACGGGAAGTTCGAATCCTCGTTGGATGGACGAATTATGGTGGAGCGCCGATCCCTACGTGGCAAACTCCAGCGAGAGAAAATTCGAGCCTTGGAAGGGTTCATCGAAACCGGACGAGCATTGCTTGAAAAGGCGACATCGAGTAGCCAACTCCTCAGTTTTAATGAAGACGTCAATATCCCGGTTGAAGCAGCTTTGCTCGACTCGGATTTCATAGCAGCGATCAAATTGGCGCTAAAAACGAAACGGCTGCCTTTGACGGAGCAGGACCATTTGAAGCTTTATGATGAATCGTACCCATTACACGAACGATTCGCTTCCGGGTTTTCTGGAATCTCCTTGGATGACTACTACCAACCCTTTTCAGCTGATGGCGGTTTTTCTGAACATACTATCAGGATTGTAAAGTTCCTCATCGCCAACCGGAGTGCATTAATGCGTTTCACGCTTTCTGGGTTGAATGACGCAAAAAAAGTTAATGAATTCTCATCCCTTTGCGGCGATGAGGATCATTTGCGCGCCCTCTTTGTTTTCACCTGTGCGGATCGGGTGGAATGGGAATCTGAATCCTCTCAGCCTACTCGTTGGTTTAACATAAAAGAATTATACTCCAAGGCATTGAAGGGTTTTAGGCCTGGAGTTGATCCTTCTCGGGAATTGACTGCTGCCGGATATGCGGAAGATGAGTTGGCTGTTCTGAAAGACTTCGGACAGGACTTTTTCGGGGGGATGTATCGTCGGTATGCCAACCGTTTTGGTCCGCACCTGCTTCGATTAGCTCAGGATACCCAATTCAATGATTGTAAATCGACTTTATTGCGAGCGGGTGCTTCCACCATCCTCGGTATCGCAGCACGGGACGTTCGGGGACTTGCCGCGACGATTACAGGGCTTTTGTGGCAGAACGGTGTTAGGCTTACACAGGCCCACCTGTTTTCTTCCTCTAATCACAATTTAGCCATTGATTTTTTCCATATTGAACCGATGGGAAAATCCTTTCCTGAAAATATGGCCCGGATTATTGAGAAGCGTGTGAACGAAGGACTGGTGGTTGAGGAAGCAGTTGGAGTATCACCGCCAAAGCTGAAAGGTGGTGTTTCTTTGGTCGAGTGGCGCCCTGGTCAATACAGTTTAAAGTACGAGGGGAACGAAGATAGGGATGGCCTGATTTTTTCTCTTACTTTTGGCATCTTCAAATATTTAAATGCGAATATCTTCGGGCTTACTGCTTACAAAACGAGAAGAGGCGTGTTTGCTTCGGTCTATTTAAACCTGCCGGAAACTATATCTTTTGAAGAAGCCAGGCAACTTGTAGAAAATCACTTTTAAGGGTTCAGCTCGAAGGCTGGACTTGAAAAACTGCGGGATGGAAGCAACAACCAATGGATGTCATTATTTTCATTGGAAAACCGTATAGCTATTGTAACAGGAGCGGGTCGTGGAATCGGGCGAGCCATTGCAGAAGGACTCGCCGCGCAAGGCGCAAAAGTTGTCTGTGCCGCAAGGACTCGTTCACAACTGGATGAGGTGGTTACTAGCATCCAGGATGCTGGTGGTACTGCCTTGGCCTTTGAGATGGATATGAAAGATCTGAGCTCGACGCAGGGTGGGGTGGATGCCGCGGTCGAAGCCTACGGGCAACTCGATATCCTTGTGAACAACGCAGGTACGAACATTCGCGAATGGTTCATTGATGTGACTGAGGACCACTACGACGAGATTGTAGCAGTTAACCAAAAGGGACTGTATTTCTTAACTCAGGCGGCTGTTAAACGAATGATTCCGCGTAAGCAGGGTAAGATTATCCATGTTGGATCATTGACCACAGGTTTTGCCTTGTCTCAGGTATCTGTATACACGGGCACAAAAGGCGCTGTTGGTCAGCTTGCCAAAGCTCAAGCAGTCGAGCTTGGGAAACACAATATCCAAGTGAACTCCATTTGTCCTGGGTTTATTGAAACTCCATTGACCGCGAAATTGTGGGCTGATCCGGGATTAAGGGAATGGGGCGAAAAACGAGTGGCAATGAAACGATTGGGAACACCCGAAGATCTTGTAGGGACTGCCGTATTTTTAGCATCGAGCGCTTCGGACTATGTCACCGGTCAGAATATATACGTCGACGGTGGATTTATGGCAGGCGAGGCCTGGGCTATACCCGAATAAATTATGTTGGGAAACGGTCTGCGGTTTCAGAGCTTTTCGCCGCACATCTTGCAATGTAGGGCTTTTCGATCGTGCCCTTCATGTCCGCATCCGTTGCAGTTTCGCGTATCCAGCTTTACGTCTTTGAGTTCGCGATTCAATTCTGCTGTGACAATTCCCGTCGGTACGGCGATGATGGCGAAACCGGTTATCATTATTACAGATGCGAGCATTTTACCCGCAATCGAAACAGGTGTTATGTCACCGTAACCAACCGTGGTGATTGTTACAATCGCCCAATAGATGGACTGTGGGATGCTCGTAAATTGAGAGTCTTCCATTCCGCCCTCTATGATATACATTATCGTTCCTTGAATACACACGATTGAGAATAGACCAAAAATAAAAACCGCAATTTTGGGGCGACTGGTCTTTAAAGCATTTATCAGGATATAAGCGTCTCCCACATGCTGAGCCATTTTCAGTACTCTAAACATCCTTAGGAGCCTTAAAATGCGGATGATTATGAAGTGACCCGAACCTGCTACAAACAATTCCAAGTAAGTTGGGATTATCGAAAGGAGATCAACGATCCCAAAGAAACTCAGTGCATAGCGGCGTTTCTTTCTGACTACCATTAGGCGTACTATATATTCAATAGTGAACAAAATGGTGAATGCCCACTCGAGGACCTTTAACAGCTTGCTATAATTTGCCTGTATCCCAGCAACGCTTTCCAGCATTACAATCATTACGCTTCCAGCGATAACAATCAGCAGGACTACATCAAAGGCTTTTGCCATCCCGGACTCGGTCTGGAAAATAATCCTCCAGATGCGTTCTCTTAGTGAATCGGGTTGAAACTTATCTTGCGGCGTTAATGACTCTTTCACTCAATGGATTCTTATAAGTTTTTGGAAGGCTTGGCTCCTTAATTTCGGTAAATGGTACAGGGTGGATTCACAACGAAATTGATCCTTCAGGTAAAGGATTCGTACCCCAAAATTTAGAATTTCTGCTAAAATGCTGTATAAATAATGACTTTTCCTCCCGAAGATAGCATTTGCTAAAATTTTATATGAGCTAATTTGAGTTACATCTTATCTAAAAATCAAAGTTATGACTTTTCATAATACAACCTCTTGTCAAAAGTGTTCTCGAGTTCTCCATGTAGCTTTATTCACTTTGGTGCTACTTTTGGCAGCTTGTGGTAAGGAGGAAAAGCAGCCGGCCAGGCCTTTGTCAGAATCTGCTCAACTATTGATTAATCCCCCTGCCGATAGCACTGATGCTGTTTTACTACACACAATTGACTCTGCTACTGAATTTCCAGCGGCGTTAAACAGCCTCGATCCGAATATCGTCGAACCTGAGGTGAGAGTTGTTCAAGAAACTAAAACACTCGGTAACGGAAAAATTGAGCAAGTTGTTAACGTTGTTGCCCCTGTGACGGCTTCAGTTCCGCTCAAGGAAGATTGGGGTGGTGTTATTCTTGTTCCTGATATGAATAAAATGTCACGAGGTTTTACCTCTCGCGTAACTCTCACCCGGATTGAAGCTCACCCGTTGTTAGATGATCACTTTCGTGTGTGGGTTAGAATTCGAAACGACTCGCAAAGGGATATTACCGCAGACGTGGCTTGTAACTTCCGGGCTATCGAAGATAGGTTTAAGGAATCACAATTTATTCCTGTTAGCATACCCGCTGGAGGCTCCGCAAACGCTTACTTTATTTCACCTATGCCACATGTGGCATTTTATACAATATTGGTGCGTTAGTTTTTTGCGGCTATAGGCCCAAGCTCAATAGATGGCCTATTCTCCGAGTTTCTCGTCACCGATAAGTTTCATAATATCTTCATCGCCGTCTCGGATTCTCTGAAACAACGACTTGGCCCTTCTCGGAGTACCGGAAAGAATATCGGCGTCCAGTTGTTCATAAAATGCTTTGGAAAAAATTTCAGTGGCCGAGACTACGTTGATCAACATGGCGTTTTGATAAACATCTTTGCCGGCAAATCCCATATTCGAAATATTCCATACAGACCGATAATTGGATTTTATTTGCCCCTCTCTATATACATAAACCTTCTCAACAAGATCCAGGTCATAGGTGTAGGCTAAATTCACGCTACCTTTGTCCCATACTCCGCGTATTCGAAATAAAAGAAGATGACCATTTTCCGTATCAATTGGCACAGCATTTTCTTTGAGAGCGGAGATCATTTTTTGCTCAATTGTTTGCGCGTCAAAGTTTCCCTCTAGATCTTTGGCTATCTCTAGCATGGGCTTTACTCCTTTTATTCCCCAAAGGATTTCATTTTGTCGTTCAATAGGGTTAGATCGATAGAGACTATGACCCAGATACATCGATACTCTTTGATAGGAAGTAAGCTCCTCACTAATATCTTTGTCTGTTTTTGCCGGGGTTGCCGCTTGGACAATCAAGTTTCCGATATGCGCAAGGGACATAATCGCGAAGAAAAGTCTGAATTTCATGATTTTCTGGTAGTACGATCCCGAAGTTGTG from Verrucomicrobiota bacterium carries:
- a CDS encoding glucose 1-dehydrogenase, producing MSLFSLENRIAIVTGAGRGIGRAIAEGLAAQGAKVVCAARTRSQLDEVVTSIQDAGGTALAFEMDMKDLSSTQGGVDAAVEAYGQLDILVNNAGTNIREWFIDVTEDHYDEIVAVNQKGLYFLTQAAVKRMIPRKQGKIIHVGSLTTGFALSQVSVYTGTKGAVGQLAKAQAVELGKHNIQVNSICPGFIETPLTAKLWADPGLREWGEKRVAMKRLGTPEDLVGTAVFLASSASDYVTGQNIYVDGGFMAGEAWAIPE
- a CDS encoding ion transporter; this encodes MKESLTPQDKFQPDSLRERIWRIIFQTESGMAKAFDVVLLIVIAGSVMIVMLESVAGIQANYSKLLKVLEWAFTILFTIEYIVRLMVVRKKRRYALSFFGIVDLLSIIPTYLELFVAGSGHFIIIRILRLLRMFRVLKMAQHVGDAYILINALKTSRPKIAVFIFGLFSIVCIQGTIMYIIEGGMEDSQFTSIPQSIYWAIVTITTVGYGDITPVSIAGKMLASVIMITGFAIIAVPTGIVTAELNRELKDVKLDTRNCNGCGHEGHDRKALHCKMCGEKL